A portion of the Cellulophaga algicola DSM 14237 genome contains these proteins:
- a CDS encoding IS110 family transposase: MNKYKETFGVDISKDVFDVHGSNKGHDQYKNDEIGFKKFLKELPKGSLVVMEATGYYHYRLAQFLHKNEVIVSVVNPLSVKRFIQMKLAKVKTDKSDAKAICEYALINEVPIYNALTDTQSECLQLFRLLDTYLKQRTATKNKIHGEAVLGIPSKFVYRSLIRNKKQLNKEVAAIESKILSLVKEDQQEQLTLLTSIPGIGQKTALFLIVVTDGFSKFETAAQLCSYVGITPTIRESGSSVRGRARISKVGNRKLRNLLFLCSFNACKHNKACKEVYERIVNKGKSKKLALIAVANKLLKQSFAIAKYGRPYDETYVSVLPR, encoded by the coding sequence ATGAATAAATATAAAGAAACTTTTGGAGTTGACATCAGTAAAGATGTCTTTGATGTACATGGTAGTAACAAAGGTCACGACCAGTATAAGAACGATGAAATTGGATTTAAGAAATTCCTTAAGGAATTGCCCAAAGGTTCATTGGTCGTTATGGAAGCTACCGGTTATTATCATTACAGACTTGCGCAGTTTCTTCACAAAAATGAAGTAATAGTTTCAGTAGTAAACCCATTATCTGTCAAACGTTTTATTCAAATGAAACTTGCCAAGGTAAAAACGGACAAGAGCGATGCCAAGGCTATATGTGAATATGCCCTTATCAACGAGGTTCCTATTTACAATGCCTTGACGGATACCCAAAGTGAATGCTTACAGTTGTTCCGGTTATTGGATACCTATTTAAAACAACGTACGGCAACCAAGAACAAGATACATGGGGAAGCTGTTCTGGGCATACCCTCAAAGTTTGTTTACCGTTCCTTGATACGTAACAAGAAACAGCTGAACAAAGAGGTAGCTGCTATCGAGTCAAAGATTCTGTCATTGGTAAAAGAGGATCAACAGGAGCAATTGACCTTATTGACATCGATACCTGGTATAGGTCAAAAGACTGCATTGTTCTTAATTGTTGTCACTGATGGTTTCAGTAAGTTCGAAACAGCAGCACAGCTTTGCAGTTATGTAGGTATAACCCCAACAATACGAGAGTCCGGGAGCAGTGTAAGAGGTCGTGCGCGAATAAGTAAGGTCGGCAATAGAAAGCTTCGGAATCTATTGTTTCTATGTTCTTTCAATGCCTGTAAACACAACAAGGCATGCAAAGAGGTGTATGAGCGAATCGTGAACAAGGGAAAGAGCAAGAAATTGGCACTGATAGCCGTTGCCAACAAACTATTAAAGCAGTCTTTTGCTATCGCAAAATATGGCAGACCATATGATGAAACTTACGTTTCTGTATTGCCTAGATAA
- a CDS encoding HNH endonuclease: MLFNYTYISHEVEKLQEYLDFLFEDVWLPAEGNFDAEKLKGNKQLYDFYVNNHYVDYDVSNDINNDEGVAANFFNSSIEKIFKAFAAINDDDFKLELIDYYSNNNNIEEICSNPKLPILTYKDLETIQKNLGKELKAFYERLYGNKSPFNLKDFGSLKTKSLPAHYQAFFTQNNEGKCPFCGIKDLKGIHHTKKEAYDHYIPKGKFPFSSINFKNLAPMCNDCNSSYKSTKLVVGKMANRNKAFYPYATSQPDIKDFEISIKLKTSDILKIKPKDVELEIKLTDFDEEIGAWKRVFGIDERYKALIASKNVGIDWFQMVNEGYKNAIAMGQTLTKKEFLDMKLFEAKYNLKAENGFLKSVFLEECESMGLF, from the coding sequence TTGTTATTTAACTACACATACATATCGCACGAAGTAGAAAAACTTCAAGAATACTTAGATTTTTTATTTGAAGATGTTTGGCTTCCTGCTGAAGGTAATTTTGATGCAGAAAAGTTAAAAGGCAATAAACAGCTATATGATTTTTATGTAAACAACCATTATGTGGATTATGATGTGTCTAACGACATAAACAATGATGAAGGTGTAGCTGCTAATTTTTTTAATAGTTCAATAGAGAAGATATTTAAAGCGTTTGCAGCCATAAATGATGATGATTTCAAACTAGAACTAATAGATTATTATTCTAACAACAATAATATTGAAGAAATATGCTCTAATCCAAAACTTCCTATTCTTACTTATAAAGATTTAGAAACTATACAAAAAAACCTAGGCAAAGAGTTAAAGGCATTTTACGAGAGATTATATGGGAATAAATCTCCTTTTAATTTAAAAGATTTTGGGTCGTTAAAAACCAAATCTCTTCCTGCTCATTACCAAGCATTTTTTACTCAGAATAATGAAGGAAAGTGCCCCTTTTGTGGAATCAAAGATTTAAAAGGAATTCACCACACCAAAAAAGAAGCATACGACCATTACATTCCTAAAGGGAAGTTTCCGTTCAGTAGTATAAATTTCAAAAATTTAGCACCAATGTGCAATGACTGTAACTCTAGTTATAAAAGCACAAAATTAGTTGTTGGTAAAATGGCTAATAGAAATAAAGCTTTTTATCCTTATGCAACTTCTCAACCTGATATAAAAGACTTTGAAATTAGTATAAAATTAAAGACTTCAGATATATTAAAGATTAAACCAAAAGATGTTGAATTAGAAATTAAATTAACTGATTTTGATGAAGAAATAGGAGCTTGGAAACGTGTTTTCGGTATAGATGAACGTTATAAGGCACTTATAGCTAGTAAAAATGTAGGGATTGATTGGTTTCAAATGGTAAATGAAGGTTATAAGAATGCAATCGCAATGGGACAAACTTTAACAAAAAAAGAATTTTTAGATATGAAGTTATTTGAAGCAAAATATAATCTTAAAGCTGAAAATGGATTTCTAAAAAGTGTGTTTTTAGAAGAATGTGAATCTATGGGATTGTTTTGA
- a CDS encoding AbrB/MazE/SpoVT family DNA-binding domain-containing protein, producing the protein METAIIKIGNSKGLRLSKTVLEKYNIKDKVEMILEKGQIILKPISSPRKNWGKAFEEMRENNDDRLLFNDVFEDENFEEWN; encoded by the coding sequence ATGGAAACAGCAATTATAAAAATCGGAAATTCTAAAGGTCTGCGTTTAAGCAAGACTGTTTTGGAAAAGTATAATATTAAAGACAAAGTCGAAATGATTTTGGAAAAAGGGCAAATAATCCTAAAACCTATTAGTAGTCCAAGAAAAAACTGGGGAAAAGCATTTGAAGAAATGCGCGAGAATAATGACGACCGATTATTATTCAATGATGTTTTTGAGGACGAAAATTTTGAAGAATGGAATTAG
- a CDS encoding reverse transcriptase domain-containing protein, which translates to MIAKVVAARNLSDACKKVVGNKGSAGIDGMTVQELKAFIDAHRSKVVHQLISKSYRSQAIKGVAIPKANGKTRLLGVPTVVDRWLQQAVSQQLVIHFELDFESESYGFRPRKNLQQAVLKSQEYINDGYQDLVDIDLKSFFDEVQHYKLLQLIYNKVKCPTTLWLIRKWLRAPIFKEWATV; encoded by the coding sequence ATGATAGCAAAAGTAGTAGCAGCTAGAAACTTGAGTGACGCCTGTAAAAAGGTGGTCGGCAATAAAGGTTCAGCAGGAATAGATGGAATGACTGTACAAGAGCTAAAGGCATTTATAGATGCCCACCGCTCAAAAGTGGTACACCAACTTATTTCCAAAAGCTACAGGTCACAAGCTATCAAAGGGGTAGCGATACCCAAGGCGAATGGTAAGACCAGATTACTGGGAGTACCAACGGTAGTAGATAGATGGCTTCAACAAGCGGTAAGCCAACAACTAGTGATTCATTTCGAACTCGATTTCGAATCAGAAAGTTACGGTTTCCGCCCAAGGAAGAACCTTCAACAGGCAGTATTAAAAAGTCAAGAGTACATCAATGATGGCTACCAAGACTTAGTAGATATCGACCTTAAAAGTTTCTTTGATGAAGTCCAACACTATAAACTACTTCAGCTTATTTATAACAAGGTTAAATGTCCGACCACCTTATGGTTAATCCGCAAATGGTTACGAGCGCCTATTTTTAAAGAATGGGCAACTGTGTAA
- a CDS encoding YxiG-like protein — protein MCASSKMNLDKVKIEEIFDVLIHKHGFDEHNRDYLFQIETNWIDNNHGNYILRFKNCFDLHSELNSTDFDNLDWDGTSVMAYPGFKENTESKKASELSAKVGMDFKEIILETALYKMTFIISDFDLRRLNNNSDSIDQIVSKID, from the coding sequence TTGTGTGCAAGCTCAAAAATGAACTTAGATAAAGTAAAAATAGAAGAGATTTTTGATGTTCTTATCCATAAACACGGATTTGATGAACACAACCGAGACTATTTATTCCAAATTGAAACGAATTGGATTGATAATAATCACGGTAATTATATTTTACGGTTTAAAAATTGTTTTGATTTACACTCTGAATTGAATTCAACGGATTTTGATAATCTTGATTGGGACGGGACTTCTGTTATGGCATATCCTGGATTTAAGGAAAATACGGAATCCAAGAAAGCGTCGGAATTGAGCGCTAAAGTCGGAATGGACTTTAAAGAAATTATTTTAGAAACCGCATTGTACAAAATGACTTTTATTATTTCTGATTTTGACTTACGACGGTTAAATAATAATTCGGATTCGATTGACCAAATTGTATCTAAAATTGACTAA
- a CDS encoding type II toxin-antitoxin system PemK/MazF family toxin, producing the protein MELEQYSIVLVNLDPTIGSEIKKTRPCVIVSPNEINKFLRTIVVAPMTTNLKNYPTRIKVKHNGKKGMIAIDQIRTIDKSRILKTFDQLSKSEIQKCKDIIRETFVD; encoded by the coding sequence ATGGAATTAGAACAATATTCAATCGTACTCGTAAATCTTGACCCAACAATTGGTAGTGAAATTAAAAAAACAAGACCTTGTGTGATTGTTTCACCAAACGAGATAAATAAGTTTTTAAGAACAATCGTAGTTGCGCCAATGACGACTAACTTGAAAAATTATCCGACCAGAATTAAAGTAAAACATAACGGAAAGAAAGGAATGATTGCAATCGACCAAATCCGGACAATTGACAAATCTCGAATATTAAAAACGTTTGACCAATTATCGAAATCTGAAATACAGAAATGTAAAGATATTATAAGAGAAACTTTTGTGGATTAA
- a CDS encoding restriction system-associated AAA family ATPase, giving the protein MKLLRLKINQENGFRSLQKDFELFFLDKDDWSEATAFNPYVFAGKNGSGKSNVLEALSEIFYHLDCIYLSNKPSYFDEEVINNIATFDSTLSRVNEYELEYLTFINNKDFSEISNETALNTKAHIVITKQEGKRPIIDWVNKKDFGLDSDLSSYQIKYLLPQYVVGYASGENETLSLPFFKSRFIQYDAYYNNLITETTTDPSPESSLIYVDKSYSQFILLTNMLMHTNSNLDKDILSPFKEYVGIEKIDSFRLIIKTDILKEFEDKKYPLLKNLDFDTKKELKNTSSYIEKLKKCATTWYEEENYNFFENESSDSSFLILDYKVNEATIEAFQLHFENNPLKLFELFQLLLILEIHSVNEESKNNTYATENIFLSESINFRPIESRRVLNIKNFEIKKKGLEKNIYTKALSDGEHQFLHSLGLCLLFKDTRSLFLLDEPETHFNPSWKAKFLSSLRFCFEQEEENKNETMREMLITTHSPYLLSDSDSKYVQVFKKGEKPVNPDFQTFGTSINSIGIKVFNMPNTVGKVAQKRIQELREEFEQLESENYDAFISKVKTEIGESVERLLLLNEVYKKMK; this is encoded by the coding sequence ATGAAACTTTTAAGGCTTAAAATAAACCAAGAAAATGGTTTTAGGTCTTTACAAAAAGATTTTGAACTGTTTTTTCTAGATAAAGATGACTGGAGTGAAGCAACGGCTTTTAATCCGTATGTGTTTGCAGGTAAAAACGGTAGCGGTAAATCTAATGTTTTAGAAGCCTTATCAGAGATATTTTATCATTTAGACTGTATTTATTTAAGTAATAAACCAAGTTATTTTGATGAAGAAGTAATTAATAATATAGCAACTTTTGACTCTACACTTTCAAGGGTTAATGAGTACGAATTGGAGTATCTTACATTTATTAATAACAAAGATTTTTCCGAAATAAGTAACGAAACAGCATTAAACACAAAAGCACATATTGTTATTACAAAGCAAGAAGGTAAACGTCCAATTATAGATTGGGTAAATAAAAAAGATTTTGGGTTAGATTCAGACCTTTCTAGTTATCAAATTAAATACCTTTTGCCACAATATGTTGTTGGTTATGCTTCTGGAGAAAACGAAACTTTAAGTCTTCCGTTTTTTAAAAGTAGGTTTATTCAATATGACGCTTATTACAATAATCTAATTACCGAAACTACAACAGACCCAAGTCCTGAAAGTTCTTTAATATATGTAGATAAATCTTATAGTCAGTTTATCCTGTTGACTAATATGCTAATGCATACAAATAGTAATTTGGATAAGGACATATTATCTCCTTTTAAAGAATATGTAGGTATTGAGAAAATAGATTCTTTTCGGTTAATCATTAAAACAGATATTCTTAAAGAATTTGAAGACAAGAAATATCCATTATTAAAAAACTTAGATTTTGATACCAAAAAAGAACTTAAAAATACAAGTTCATACATTGAGAAATTAAAAAAATGTGCTACAACTTGGTACGAAGAAGAAAACTATAACTTTTTTGAAAACGAATCTAGCGATAGTAGTTTTCTAATATTAGATTACAAAGTAAATGAAGCTACAATAGAAGCTTTTCAATTGCATTTTGAAAATAACCCTTTAAAACTTTTTGAATTATTTCAACTGCTTTTAATTTTAGAAATACATTCAGTAAATGAAGAAAGCAAGAATAACACCTATGCTACAGAAAACATTTTCTTAAGTGAATCAATAAACTTTAGACCCATTGAGTCTCGAAGAGTCTTGAATATCAAGAATTTTGAAATCAAGAAAAAAGGCTTAGAAAAGAATATTTATACCAAAGCATTGTCAGATGGTGAGCATCAATTTTTACATTCTTTAGGGTTATGCTTACTTTTTAAAGATACTCGTAGCTTGTTTTTATTAGATGAACCAGAAACACATTTTAATCCAAGTTGGAAAGCAAAGTTTTTATCAAGTTTGCGTTTTTGTTTCGAGCAAGAAGAAGAAAACAAGAATGAGACTATGCGAGAAATGTTGATTACAACACATTCTCCATATTTACTTTCAGATAGCGACTCTAAATACGTTCAAGTATTCAAAAAAGGAGAAAAACCAGTTAATCCAGACTTTCAAACTTTTGGTACTTCTATAAATTCCATTGGAATTAAAGTATTTAATATGCCCAATACGGTTGGTAAAGTTGCTCAAAAAAGAATACAGGAGTTGAGAGAAGAGTTTGAACAGCTAGAAAGTGAAAATTATGATGCTTTTATATCAAAAGTAAAAACTGAAATAGGCGAATCCGTAGAACGTCTTTTGTTGTTAAATGAAGTTTATAAAAAAATGAAATAA
- the gap gene encoding type I glyceraldehyde-3-phosphate dehydrogenase, which yields MKKIAINGMGRIGRTTLKVILDTPELEIVAVNDIASIENIAYLLEYDSVHGKFEKSVAFEEGNLIVDGKAIRFFNERNPEDLPWKELGIDVVVESTGIFTNYNDADRHIKAGAKTVVLSGPSKSPEIPTVVHGVNSEDGKTSIFSCASCTTNNISPIIEIIGRRVGIKKAIMTTIHADTSSNAMVDSPNKGNFRMGRSGINNLIPTTTGAAVATTKALPEYAGKFDGMAIRVPVAVGSLSDITIVTEKTVTAEEINKILEEEAQTERYKKVLQTTYAPLVSSDIIKSPYGSIADLSLTKVVDGDLLKVLAWYDNEWGFTNQMVRQLLSL from the coding sequence ATGAAGAAAATAGCAATTAATGGTATGGGCCGAATTGGCCGTACCACCTTGAAAGTAATTCTTGATACACCAGAACTAGAAATAGTTGCGGTAAATGATATCGCGTCTATTGAAAACATAGCTTATTTACTGGAGTATGACAGTGTCCATGGTAAATTTGAAAAATCCGTAGCTTTTGAAGAAGGTAATCTTATAGTAGATGGTAAAGCAATTCGTTTCTTTAACGAAAGAAACCCAGAAGACCTTCCTTGGAAAGAATTAGGTATTGATGTGGTTGTAGAGAGCACCGGTATTTTTACGAATTATAATGATGCTGATCGTCACATTAAAGCAGGAGCTAAAACCGTTGTTTTATCTGGGCCATCTAAAAGTCCTGAAATTCCAACCGTTGTTCACGGTGTAAATTCTGAAGATGGTAAAACCAGTATCTTTTCTTGTGCCAGTTGTACCACCAATAATATTAGCCCAATTATAGAGATTATAGGAAGACGTGTTGGTATCAAAAAAGCCATCATGACTACTATACACGCAGATACCAGCTCTAACGCTATGGTAGATTCACCTAACAAAGGTAATTTTAGAATGGGCCGTTCTGGTATAAATAATCTTATACCTACCACTACAGGTGCGGCCGTAGCTACTACTAAAGCATTACCGGAATATGCCGGAAAGTTTGATGGTATGGCTATTCGTGTGCCTGTTGCTGTTGGTTCTCTATCTGACATTACTATTGTGACGGAGAAAACGGTGACTGCAGAAGAAATCAATAAAATATTAGAAGAAGAAGCACAAACGGAGCGTTACAAAAAAGTGTTACAAACCACTTATGCGCCTTTAGTTTCTAGTGATATTATTAAAAGCCCTTACGGATCAATTGCCGATCTATCTTTAACCAAGGTTGTAGACGGAGATTTGCTAAAAGTATTGGCATGGTATGATAACGAATGGGGATTCACCAACCAAATGGTGCGCCAGTTACTAAGTCTATAG
- a CDS encoding group II intron maturase-specific domain-containing protein, with the protein MSNIMLDQLDKHLKVREFRFIRYADDFSIYTKSKAAARAIGNEVYLFLKEKLDLPVNRAKSGIRRPSTFKVLGYRFTPVYKKGVKGKYQLIVSESAWQTLKRKLRYLTKKTLPFSLAERLQRLKLIYRGWLNNFRLGNIETKLKKLDEWLRNRLRYCIWHDWKKPERKRKNLIGLGIKQGQAYAWSRTRMGGWAVAQSPILRTTITEKRLRKRGYESMLTYYHVVKF; encoded by the coding sequence TTGTCTAACATCATGTTAGACCAATTGGACAAACATCTAAAAGTACGAGAGTTCAGGTTCATTCGCTATGCTGATGATTTCAGTATTTACACAAAATCAAAAGCAGCGGCACGAGCGATAGGGAATGAGGTTTATCTGTTTTTAAAGGAGAAACTGGATTTACCTGTAAACCGAGCAAAGAGTGGTATTCGTAGACCCTCTACGTTCAAGGTGTTGGGTTATAGGTTTACGCCAGTCTATAAGAAAGGCGTAAAGGGGAAGTATCAGTTAATAGTAAGTGAATCGGCTTGGCAAACACTCAAACGCAAGCTCAGGTACCTTACCAAGAAAACGCTACCATTTTCATTAGCAGAAAGGCTACAACGCTTAAAACTCATCTATAGAGGGTGGTTGAACAATTTCCGATTGGGAAATATAGAGACCAAACTTAAAAAGCTGGATGAATGGTTACGTAACCGACTACGCTACTGCATATGGCACGATTGGAAGAAACCAGAGCGTAAGCGCAAGAATCTTATTGGCTTAGGCATAAAACAGGGACAAGCGTATGCTTGGAGTAGAACAAGAATGGGAGGCTGGGCAGTAGCCCAAAGCCCTATACTCAGAACTACTATTACTGAAAAGCGCTTAAGAAAAAGAGGTTATGAAAGTATGCTAACGTACTACCACGTTGTAAAGTTCTGA
- the ltrA gene encoding group II intron reverse transcriptase/maturase yields MIFKEQTKSIPITKEMVWESYKKVKSNRGSAGIDHQTLSEFDSVRSKELYKVWNRLASGSYFAPAVKRVNIPKAGGKTRPLGIPTVSDRIAQQVVKQYLEPRLESIFSENSYGYRPNRSAHSAIEVVRRNVLRYSWVIDLDIQEFFENVDHGLLLKALERHVSEKWVLLYIKRWLEAPVILEDGTVKISTGKGTPQGGVISPLLSNLYMHYCVDKWLEQYHPQVKMVRYADDLIVHCRSYEAAVHTLEVLKERLTECGLTAHPEKTKIVYCKKDGRDLKGYPVQFDFLGFSFQPIRFRLKKGGSFLQFDCKMSRKSKVRITGELRKLAFHNKTQRGIQDLANLLNPKIRGWVRYYGKISRRSLQPLFYYLHNRMLGWILNKYKRFKGSKIKAVKWLRFITKSYPNLFYHWELGYKLV; encoded by the coding sequence ATGATTTTTAAAGAACAAACAAAGTCGATTCCCATAACCAAGGAAATGGTGTGGGAGTCCTACAAGAAGGTAAAAAGTAACAGAGGAAGTGCCGGGATAGACCATCAAACCCTATCGGAATTCGATAGTGTACGTTCCAAGGAACTGTACAAGGTTTGGAATAGACTGGCATCAGGAAGTTATTTTGCACCTGCGGTAAAGCGGGTAAATATTCCAAAGGCAGGGGGCAAGACCCGACCTTTGGGTATTCCCACGGTAAGCGATAGGATAGCACAACAAGTGGTGAAGCAGTACCTTGAACCTAGGTTGGAATCCATATTTTCAGAAAACTCTTATGGATACCGTCCCAACAGGAGTGCACATTCGGCTATTGAAGTTGTACGTCGAAACGTACTACGATACAGCTGGGTGATAGATCTGGATATACAGGAATTCTTTGAGAATGTAGACCATGGTCTTCTGCTGAAAGCTTTGGAACGCCATGTTTCGGAGAAGTGGGTGTTGCTCTACATCAAACGGTGGCTGGAAGCTCCAGTAATACTAGAAGATGGAACGGTTAAAATATCCACGGGCAAAGGAACACCTCAAGGAGGGGTGATCAGCCCACTTTTGTCTAATCTATATATGCATTACTGTGTGGACAAATGGTTAGAGCAATACCATCCACAGGTAAAGATGGTGCGTTATGCAGATGACTTGATTGTACATTGTAGAAGTTATGAGGCAGCTGTCCATACACTTGAAGTTCTAAAAGAACGTCTGACAGAGTGCGGTCTGACCGCGCATCCTGAAAAGACTAAAATAGTGTACTGTAAGAAGGATGGCAGAGACCTCAAAGGGTATCCTGTACAATTCGATTTCTTAGGATTCAGCTTTCAACCGATAAGGTTCAGATTGAAAAAGGGAGGAAGCTTCCTTCAATTTGATTGTAAGATGAGCAGAAAATCTAAAGTTCGAATCACGGGAGAACTCCGTAAACTTGCTTTCCATAACAAAACTCAACGTGGGATACAGGATCTGGCAAATCTGCTGAACCCCAAGATCCGTGGTTGGGTTCGGTATTATGGAAAGATAAGTCGTAGGAGTCTGCAACCTCTTTTCTATTACCTACACAATCGTATGCTCGGATGGATATTGAACAAGTATAAACGCTTCAAAGGAAGCAAAATCAAAGCTGTAAAATGGCTTAGGTTTATTACAAAATCATATCCAAATCTGTTCTATCATTGGGAACTGGGGTACAAATTGGTCTAA